From Oryza brachyantha chromosome 9, ObraRS2, whole genome shotgun sequence, a single genomic window includes:
- the LOC107304895 gene encoding uncharacterized protein LOC107304895: MEDDETPQEIYDRMMVIVNKIRGLGSEDMTDHVVMNRLLRAILPRNPTLMTLIRESSGFKRMTPSDMLSRIISHELLEEEAKEVKKYATNAAQAKNKEIAFKAKKTSSKLQEESSSDSESEDEELALLVHKFKKFLRKKSYGRKDEDRYKRQSKKTCYECKEFGHFIADCPKLTKNKERKGKTKYFKKRPERAYIGEEWFSSDNDSDKEEELKSSDTKSKGVATMTISSSSTELLFSNLSDDDGDHTPLCLMAQGRKVLAKVISN; encoded by the exons ATGGAAGATGACGAAACACCTCAAGAGATATATGACCGGATGATGGTCATAGTGAACAAGATCCGTGGCCTTGGGAGTGAAGACATGACGGATCATGTGGTGATGAACCGCTTGCTTCGGGCAATTTTACCAAGGAATCCTACATTGATGACTTTGATTCGTGAGTCAAGCGGTTTCAAGAGAATGACTCCAAGTGACATGCTCTCAAGGATCATCTCGCATGAACTTttggaggaagaagccaaGGAAGTTAAGAAATACGCCACCAATGCCgcccaagccaagaacaaggagaTTGCATTCAAGGCAAAGAAGACTAGCTCCAAGCTTCAAGAAGAGAGCTCAAGTGACTCGGAGAGTGAGGATGAAGAACTCGCTCTCTTGGTccacaaattcaagaaattcctCCGCAAGAAGAGCTATGGGAGAAAGGATGAGGATCGGTACAAGAGGCAATCCAAGAAAACATGCTATGAGTGCAAGGAGTTTGGGCACTTTATAGCGGATTGCCCCAAGCTCACTAAGAACAAGGAGCGCAAGGGCAAGACCAAGTATTTTAAGAAAAGGCCCGAGAGAGCTTACATTGGTGAAGAATGGTTCTCAAGCGACAATGACAGCGACAAAGAGGAGGAGCTCAAGTCAAGCGACACCAAGAGCAAAGGTGTCGCTACCATGACCATATCGTCATCAAGCACGGAGCTGCTCTTCTCCAACTTGAGCGATGACGACGGTGATCATACGCCATTGTGCCTCATGGCGCAAGGGCGCaag GTATTGGCCAAGGTGATCTCAAACTAG